The Petroclostridium xylanilyticum genome has a segment encoding these proteins:
- a CDS encoding glutamate synthase-related protein encodes MSLSYNMPEFILERNERKCIQCQVCVRQCANEVHTYDAEENIVNADDIKCVNCHRCVLMCPTRALTIRKYPLEFKENANWTASAINEIYRQAESGGVLLSGMGNPKPYPIYWDKILLNASQVTNPSIDPLREPMETKVILGRKPEKLEFDKDGNLITEMPPQIELSAPIMFSAMSFGSISKNAHESLARAAEEAGILYNTGEGGLNREFYKYGKNTIVQVASGRFGVHNEYLNAGAAIEIKIGQGAKPGIGGHLPGEKVGEEVSATRMIPVGSDAISPAPHHDIYSIEDLRQLIYSLKEATDYKKPVFVKIAAVHNSPAIASGIARAGADVIVMDGYRGGTGAAPTRVRDNVGIPIELALASVDQRLRDEGIRNQVSLVIAGSVRNSADVVKAIALGADAVYIASAAVIAMGCHMCQKCYTGKCNWGIATQRPDLVKRLNPEIAYKRLVNLVHAWDHEIKEMLGGMGINSIDSLRGNRLMLRGIGLNEKELEILGIKHAGE; translated from the coding sequence ATGAGTTTAAGTTATAATATGCCCGAATTTATTCTTGAAAGAAACGAAAGGAAATGTATTCAATGCCAGGTATGTGTCCGCCAGTGTGCAAATGAAGTGCATACCTACGATGCAGAAGAGAATATAGTAAATGCCGATGATATAAAATGTGTAAATTGTCACAGATGTGTCTTAATGTGTCCTACCAGGGCACTGACCATCCGGAAATATCCTCTTGAATTTAAGGAAAATGCCAACTGGACTGCCAGTGCGATTAATGAAATCTACAGGCAGGCCGAAAGCGGAGGAGTACTGCTGTCCGGGATGGGTAATCCAAAGCCTTACCCTATCTATTGGGATAAAATTTTATTAAACGCCAGCCAGGTAACCAATCCTTCCATAGACCCTTTAAGAGAACCTATGGAAACGAAAGTAATTTTAGGCAGGAAACCTGAAAAACTGGAATTTGATAAAGATGGCAATTTGATTACAGAAATGCCTCCTCAAATAGAGCTCTCTGCACCCATCATGTTTTCTGCAATGTCTTTTGGATCCATCAGCAAAAATGCTCATGAATCCCTGGCAAGGGCTGCAGAAGAAGCTGGAATCCTCTATAATACAGGAGAAGGCGGTTTGAACAGAGAATTTTATAAATATGGTAAGAATACCATTGTACAGGTGGCTTCCGGCCGTTTTGGCGTTCATAATGAATACCTGAATGCAGGGGCCGCTATTGAAATCAAAATAGGGCAGGGGGCAAAACCGGGTATTGGCGGCCACCTTCCCGGAGAAAAGGTTGGAGAAGAAGTTTCTGCAACCCGAATGATTCCTGTGGGCTCTGATGCGATTTCCCCGGCTCCGCATCATGACATATACTCCATTGAAGATTTAAGACAATTGATTTACTCCCTAAAAGAGGCAACCGACTACAAAAAACCCGTTTTTGTAAAGATTGCCGCTGTTCACAATTCCCCAGCAATAGCATCGGGTATAGCCAGGGCCGGGGCCGATGTTATTGTGATGGATGGTTACAGGGGAGGTACGGGAGCTGCACCTACGAGAGTTAGGGATAATGTAGGTATTCCGATAGAGCTGGCTCTCGCATCAGTAGACCAGAGATTAAGAGATGAAGGAATAAGAAATCAGGTATCTCTTGTTATTGCAGGTAGTGTAAGAAACAGTGCCGATGTGGTGAAGGCTATTGCATTGGGGGCAGATGCAGTTTATATTGCCAGTGCTGCCGTTATTGCAATGGGATGCCATATGTGCCAGAAATGTTATACCGGCAAATGCAACTGGGGTATCGCAACGCAAAGACCTGATTTGGTGAAAAGATTAAATCCTGAAATTGCTTATAAAAGACTTGTCAACCTTGTACATGCCTGGGATCACGAGATAAAAGAGATGCTGGGTGGAATGGGTATCAACTCGATAGATAGTTTGAGAGGCAACCGTTTAATGTTAAGAGGTATCGGGTTAAATGAAAAAGAGCTTGAAATTCTGGGCATTAAGCACGCCGGAGAGTAA
- a CDS encoding 4Fe-4S dicluster domain-containing protein, with protein MKKVYAVEEYCVGCKLCEVHCVVAHSKSKDIIKAYKKENPRPLPRVIVEEDMPVSFALQCRHCEDAPCTKACITGAMHKDEVTGVVTNREERCVGCWTCILVCPYGAIVRNEQDKKVATKCDLCSESGDIPACVKNCPNEALKFEERGE; from the coding sequence ATGAAAAAGGTTTATGCAGTGGAAGAATATTGTGTAGGATGCAAATTATGTGAGGTGCATTGTGTTGTAGCTCACTCGAAATCAAAAGATATCATAAAAGCCTATAAAAAAGAAAATCCAAGGCCGCTGCCAAGGGTAATCGTAGAAGAAGATATGCCTGTATCCTTTGCATTGCAGTGCAGGCATTGTGAGGATGCTCCATGTACAAAAGCGTGTATTACCGGGGCAATGCATAAGGATGAAGTGACGGGAGTTGTTACAAATCGAGAAGAACGTTGCGTGGGCTGCTGGACCTGTATACTGGTCTGTCCCTACGGGGCCATTGTTAGAAATGAGCAGGACAAAAAGGTTGCTACAAAATGCGACCTTTGTTCTGAATCCGGTGACATTCCGGCTTGTGTAAAAAATTGTCCTAATGAAGCATTAAAGTTTGAGGAGAGGGGTGAGTGA
- a CDS encoding NAD(P)/FAD-dependent oxidoreductase, which yields MEYVIIGNSAAAVAAVEGIRKNDKDGNITLISDERHHTYSRPLISYYLGDKVKTEGMYYRDQDFYIKNNVKAILGKKAVEIKQEQKKVVLENGEQVAYDKLLIATGSVPFVPPMEGLENKENIFTFLKWDDSITLKDKVNKDSKVVIIGAGLIGLKAAEGLNKLCDDVTVVELADRVLSTILDNQAAGIVQRHMEHKGTKFILNNTVSKICGEGKVEKVVLKDGTELPCDILVVAIGVRPNVALAQTAGVQVHRGIMVDSRMETSVEDIYAAGDVTESMDITVNTNRILALWPNAYYQGEIAGCNMSGGTMQFNGAFPMNAIGFFGLPMITAGIVNPVGDQYSIYMEYNEDEEWLKKFVVKGDVLVGFILLNKVDRAGIYTSLIRDKVPLKMIKHDLLEDGFGLKAFPKSIRKEKMLMGGKE from the coding sequence ATGGAATATGTTATCATTGGAAATTCTGCAGCAGCTGTTGCAGCAGTAGAAGGCATCCGAAAAAATGACAAGGATGGCAATATCACCCTCATTTCTGATGAAAGGCACCATACCTATTCACGGCCATTGATCTCCTATTACCTTGGAGATAAGGTGAAAACCGAAGGTATGTACTACCGGGACCAGGATTTTTATATTAAAAATAATGTAAAAGCTATTCTTGGGAAGAAAGCGGTTGAAATAAAACAGGAGCAGAAGAAAGTAGTTCTTGAGAATGGAGAGCAGGTAGCTTATGACAAGCTGCTTATCGCTACCGGCAGCGTTCCTTTTGTACCGCCTATGGAAGGTTTGGAGAATAAAGAAAATATATTTACCTTTCTTAAATGGGACGATTCTATCACTTTAAAGGATAAGGTGAATAAAGATTCCAAAGTGGTTATCATAGGTGCAGGCTTGATCGGCTTAAAAGCAGCTGAAGGGCTAAATAAGCTGTGTGACGATGTCACTGTGGTAGAACTTGCCGACAGGGTATTGAGCACAATTCTTGATAATCAGGCGGCAGGCATTGTACAAAGACACATGGAGCACAAGGGAACTAAATTTATTTTGAATAATACAGTATCAAAGATATGCGGTGAAGGTAAGGTTGAAAAGGTAGTCCTTAAAGATGGCACTGAGCTGCCTTGTGATATCCTTGTAGTTGCCATCGGCGTTAGGCCTAATGTAGCTTTGGCTCAAACTGCAGGAGTGCAGGTACACCGTGGTATTATGGTAGATAGCAGGATGGAAACAAGTGTAGAGGATATCTATGCTGCCGGAGATGTTACCGAAAGTATGGATATCACAGTAAATACCAATCGGATACTTGCTTTATGGCCTAATGCGTATTACCAGGGGGAAATAGCCGGCTGCAACATGTCCGGCGGAACAATGCAGTTCAATGGGGCATTCCCTATGAATGCCATAGGATTTTTCGGACTGCCTATGATTACTGCGGGGATTGTGAACCCAGTGGGAGATCAATATTCCATATACATGGAGTACAACGAAGATGAGGAATGGTTGAAGAAATTTGTAGTGAAAGGTGATGTTCTTGTAGGGTTTATTTTGTTAAATAAAGTAGATAGGGCAGGAATATATACCAGCTTGATAAGAGATAAGGTACCCTTAAAAATGATAAAACACGATCTGCTGGAAGACGGATTCGGTTTGAAGGCCTTCCCGAAATCAATACGTAAAGAAAAAATGTTGATGGGAGGGAAAGAATAA
- the glnA gene encoding type I glutamate--ammonia ligase encodes MPNYTREDVIRMVKEQDVKFIRLQFTDIFGTLKNVAITSSQLEKALNNQCMFDGSSIEGFVRIEESDMYLRPDPNTFAIFPWRPQPGRVARLICDVYNPDGTPFEGDPRYILKKVIKEAKDMGYTFNVGPECEFFLFLTDENGDPTTITHDNAGYFDLGPIDLGENARRDMCLMLEEMGFEIEASHHEVARGQHEIDFKYAEGLTTADNIMTFKLVVKMMAQRHGLHATFMPKPIFGINGSGMHTNMSLSKDGKNAFYDPDDQLGLSEIAYNFIAGILKHIKGMAAVTNPIVNSYKRLVPGYEAPVYIAWSAKNRSPLIRIPAARGASTRIEMRNPDPACNPYLALAVSLAAGLDGIKNGLKPPASVEKNIYHMDEAARKEHGIESLPGSLYEAIIEMQNDELVKKTLGPHAFERYVEAKLIEWNDYRTKVHQWEIDQYLTRY; translated from the coding sequence ATGCCTAACTATACCAGGGAAGATGTAATAAGGATGGTAAAAGAGCAGGATGTTAAATTCATAAGGCTTCAGTTTACCGATATTTTTGGAACGCTTAAGAATGTTGCTATCACTTCCAGTCAATTAGAGAAAGCATTAAATAATCAATGCATGTTTGATGGTTCTTCCATAGAAGGATTTGTAAGAATCGAAGAATCGGATATGTACTTGAGACCTGACCCCAATACTTTTGCAATATTTCCATGGCGGCCACAGCCGGGGAGAGTGGCAAGACTGATATGCGACGTATATAACCCGGATGGAACACCTTTTGAAGGGGATCCAAGATACATTCTCAAAAAAGTTATTAAAGAAGCAAAAGATATGGGATATACCTTTAACGTTGGGCCGGAATGTGAATTCTTTTTATTCCTTACTGACGAGAACGGAGATCCTACCACTATTACCCATGATAATGCCGGGTACTTTGATTTAGGACCTATTGACCTTGGAGAAAATGCCAGAAGAGATATGTGCCTGATGCTTGAAGAAATGGGATTTGAAATAGAAGCCTCCCACCATGAAGTTGCAAGAGGCCAGCATGAGATTGATTTTAAGTATGCTGAAGGATTAACTACAGCAGATAATATTATGACTTTTAAGCTAGTAGTAAAAATGATGGCCCAAAGGCATGGATTACATGCAACTTTTATGCCTAAGCCTATTTTTGGAATCAATGGTTCCGGGATGCATACCAATATGTCCCTTTCCAAGGATGGTAAAAACGCCTTTTACGACCCGGATGATCAATTAGGCCTTAGTGAAATTGCGTACAACTTTATTGCAGGCATATTAAAGCATATAAAAGGAATGGCTGCCGTTACCAATCCTATTGTTAACTCATATAAAAGATTGGTACCGGGCTATGAAGCGCCGGTATATATTGCCTGGTCTGCTAAAAATAGGAGCCCATTGATACGTATTCCTGCAGCAAGAGGAGCAAGCACAAGAATAGAAATGAGGAATCCAGATCCGGCTTGTAACCCGTATCTTGCCCTTGCAGTTTCGTTAGCAGCCGGGTTGGATGGAATAAAGAATGGGTTAAAGCCTCCGGCGAGTGTTGAAAAAAATATTTACCACATGGATGAAGCAGCAAGAAAAGAACATGGCATTGAAAGTTTGCCGGGCAGCCTGTATGAGGCAATAATAGAAATGCAAAATGATGAGTTAGTCAAAAAGACTCTTGGGCCTCATGCATTTGAACGATATGTTGAAGCTAAGCTGATTGAATGGAATGATTACAGGACAAAGGTTCATCAATGGGAAATCGACCAGTATCTCACCAGATATTAA
- a CDS encoding ANTAR domain-containing response regulator yields MNHSDIIVAINNMDLGNRIRNVLNQNGLSVIDVCSSGNEAIRKVRMLKPDLLIINFELPDTTGFEVAKIIAGDKLSTVILLTNQTQKEYAESLIGDLDIICLNKPLNKTTLLQTIDLILRSKRKVKRLEAEVNELKKSLEHRKIIDRAKGILMEKLGLSEPEAYRKIQKQSMDTGVPMKDIAKVIIDTMQ; encoded by the coding sequence ATGAATCATTCGGATATCATTGTCGCAATCAACAACATGGACTTGGGAAACCGCATCAGGAATGTACTTAACCAAAATGGTTTAAGCGTAATTGACGTGTGTTCTTCAGGGAATGAGGCCATTCGAAAGGTTCGTATGTTAAAGCCGGACCTGTTGATTATTAACTTTGAACTTCCGGATACTACAGGATTTGAGGTTGCTAAAATTATTGCCGGAGATAAATTAAGCACGGTAATACTTTTAACCAACCAGACCCAAAAAGAGTATGCTGAAAGCTTGATTGGCGATTTGGATATTATATGTTTGAACAAACCCTTGAATAAGACAACATTGCTTCAGACCATTGACCTTATTTTGCGAAGCAAGAGAAAAGTAAAGCGACTTGAAGCAGAGGTTAACGAATTAAAGAAAAGTTTGGAACATAGAAAAATAATAGACAGAGCAAAAGGAATTTTAATGGAAAAACTGGGACTTTCAGAACCGGAAGCCTATAGAAAGATACAAAAACAGAGTATGGATACCGGAGTTCCTATGAAAGATATTGCGAAGGTGATAATTGATACAATGCAGTAG
- a CDS encoding P-II family nitrogen regulator, with protein MKKLEIIIRPEKLEDLKETLNKVGVKGMMVSTVMGCGNQKGIKEMYRGTELTINLLHKLKVEIIVADGMVETIIKKVRDTVNTGNVGDGKIFIYNVENAVRIRTGETGESAI; from the coding sequence ATGAAAAAACTTGAAATTATTATTCGTCCCGAGAAATTGGAGGATCTCAAGGAAACCTTGAATAAGGTTGGGGTTAAAGGGATGATGGTTTCTACTGTAATGGGGTGTGGAAACCAGAAAGGTATTAAAGAAATGTACAGAGGTACAGAGCTGACCATTAATTTGCTCCATAAACTAAAAGTAGAAATAATTGTGGCAGACGGTATGGTTGAAACAATTATCAAAAAGGTTAGAGATACAGTAAATACCGGGAATGTGGGAGATGGAAAGATTTTTATTTACAATGTGGAAAATGCAGTAAGAATCAGGACAGGAGAAACAGGAGAAAGTGCAATTTAG
- a CDS encoding ammonium transporter, which produces MVFAADEPTVADLQVRLDVVWVLIAAFLVFFMQAGFAMVEAGFTRAKNASNIIMKNLMDFAIGSIIFFAFGFAFMFGEDIGGFIGSTGFFGTSSMEHLGLSIPIEVFIIFQTVFAATAATIVSGAMAERTKFLAYVIYSAVISLIIYPVVGHWTWGGGWLSKMGFIDFAGSTVVHSVGGWAALVGAAIIGPRIGKYGENGKVYAIPGHNITLGALGVFILWFGWFGFNPGSTLAANLDTGRIAMTTNLAAAAGACTVMIMTWLKYGKPDVSMTLNGALGGLVAITAGTAAVSMWGAVAIGTIAGFVIVYGIEFIDKVLKIDDPVGAIGVHGLCGSTGTILVGLFATEGGLLYGGGVKLLLVQLTGVMAVAAWTLITTFILFKTLKATVGLRVDRQDEELGLDHGEHATQAYADFVLKV; this is translated from the coding sequence ATGGTATTTGCGGCAGATGAGCCTACGGTTGCAGATTTACAGGTAAGACTGGACGTTGTGTGGGTACTCATTGCAGCGTTTTTGGTATTCTTTATGCAGGCAGGTTTTGCAATGGTAGAAGCTGGTTTTACCAGAGCAAAAAATGCAAGCAACATTATCATGAAAAATCTTATGGATTTTGCAATAGGTTCTATCATATTTTTTGCTTTTGGTTTTGCATTCATGTTTGGTGAAGATATCGGTGGATTTATAGGGTCAACAGGCTTTTTTGGCACCAGCAGCATGGAGCATCTTGGCTTAAGCATTCCCATCGAGGTATTTATTATATTCCAGACAGTGTTTGCAGCAACAGCTGCAACCATCGTATCCGGGGCAATGGCTGAAAGGACTAAATTCTTAGCCTACGTAATTTACAGTGCAGTGATAAGCTTGATTATCTATCCGGTAGTTGGTCACTGGACATGGGGAGGCGGCTGGTTGTCCAAGATGGGATTTATTGATTTTGCCGGATCTACAGTTGTTCACTCGGTAGGTGGATGGGCGGCACTGGTGGGAGCTGCCATTATCGGTCCAAGGATAGGCAAGTATGGTGAAAACGGCAAGGTATATGCAATACCAGGACATAATATAACATTAGGGGCGCTGGGAGTATTTATTCTCTGGTTTGGCTGGTTTGGATTCAACCCGGGCAGTACACTGGCCGCCAATCTGGATACAGGTAGAATTGCAATGACTACAAACCTGGCCGCTGCAGCGGGAGCTTGTACCGTAATGATCATGACCTGGTTAAAATATGGCAAGCCGGATGTCAGTATGACGCTTAATGGTGCTTTGGGCGGCTTGGTAGCTATTACAGCAGGTACTGCGGCAGTAAGTATGTGGGGTGCTGTTGCAATCGGCACAATTGCAGGATTTGTTATTGTTTATGGAATAGAATTTATAGATAAAGTACTTAAGATAGATGACCCTGTAGGTGCAATAGGTGTACATGGCTTATGTGGAAGCACAGGTACGATTTTGGTAGGGCTGTTTGCAACAGAAGGCGGTCTGCTGTATGGAGGAGGAGTGAAACTTCTACTTGTCCAACTGACAGGAGTTATGGCAGTAGCTGCATGGACATTAATAACAACATTTATTCTCTTCAAAACGTTGAAGGCAACTGTAGGATTAAGGGTTGACAGACAGGATGAAGAATTGGGGCTCGATCATGGTGAACATGCAACACAGGCCTATGCAGACTTTGTATTGAAAGTATAA